A stretch of the Meles meles chromosome 19, mMelMel3.1 paternal haplotype, whole genome shotgun sequence genome encodes the following:
- the LOC123931370 gene encoding LOW QUALITY PROTEIN: zinc finger protein 432-like (The sequence of the model RefSeq protein was modified relative to this genomic sequence to represent the inferred CDS: substituted 1 base at 1 genomic stop codon), producing the protein MINAQEPLTLEDVAVDFTWEEWQLLAPAQKGLYRDVMLENYSNLVSVGYQASKPDALSRLEQGEELWAKQEEVPSGTRPEPSKVHNHLQGHWENPRMLKGMEQNHKNDAFGNPVPQSKNHFLSRQNHMLEFYIKTLKSNLSLVNQSKSYEIKNSTKFSGDEKLFLHDNHEDFHSAVKLPVSAKPISSNSQVIKHQRTRQIEKPHICSECGKAFIKKSQLTDHHRVHTGEKPYGCNICAKVFSRKSRLNEHQRIHKREKSFLCNDCGKVFTMKSRLIEHQRTHTGEKPYVCSECGKGFPGKRNLIVHQRNHTGEKCYICSECGKGFTGKSMLIIHQRTHTGEKPYICSECGKGFTTKHYVIVHQRNHTGEKPYICNECGKGFTMKSRLIEHQRTHTGEKPYVCDECGKGFPRKSNLIVHQRNHTVEKSYVCSECGKGFTVKSMLIIHQRTHTGEKPYICSECGKGFPLKSRLVVHQRTHTGEKPYRCSECGKGFIVNSGLMLHQRTHTGEKPYICNKCGKGFAFKSNLVVHQRTHTGEKPFTCSECGKGFTMKRYLIVHQQIHTGEKSYICSECGKGFATETELILHQQIHTGEKPYACNECGKGFTVKSRLIVHQRTHTGEKPFICSDCGKGFSSKRNLIVHQRTHNGNKPQXHKKSYTCSECGKGFTMKRYLIAHQRTHSGEKPYVCSECGKGFTVKSNLIVHQRTHTGEKPYICTECGKGFTMKRYLVVHQRTHTGEKPYICNECGKGFTVKSNLIVHQRSHTGEKSYMCGECGKGFTTKRTLIIHQRTHTGEKSYLCNECGKGFTTKRTLIIHQRTHTGEKPYECSECGKAFSQKICLIQHERCHTGKTPFVCTDCGKSYSHKYGLITHQRIHTGEKPYECRECGKAFTTKSVLNVHQRTHTGERPYGCSDCEKAFSHLSNLVKHKKMHTREMGRFSQVGNPFNAESQLITYE; encoded by the exons AACCTAGCAAAGTTCATAACCACCTGCAAGGTCACTGGGAAAATCCAAGAATGCTGAAAGGTATGgaacaaaaccacaaaaatgatGCATTTGGAAATCCTGTTCCTCAAagcaaaaatcattttctttccagGCAAAATCATATGCTTGAGTTCTATATAAAAACTTTGAAATCAAATTTAAGTTTAGTCAACCAGAGCAAAAGCTATGAAATTAAAAACTCTACTAAATTCAGTGGGGATGAGAAATTATTTCTGCATGATAACCATGAAGATTTTCATTCAGCTGTTAAACTCCCTGTAAGTGCAAAACCTATTAGCAGTAATTCCCAAGTCATTAAGCATCAGAGAACTCGTCAAATAGAAAAGCCCCATATATGCAGtgaatgtggaaaagccttcaTTAAGAAGTCTCAGCTCACAGATCACCACAGAGTTCATACAGGAGAGAAACCTTATGGATGCAATATTTGTGCAAAAGTGTTCTCCAGAAAGTCCAGGCTCAAtgaacatcagagaattcataaaagagagaaatcctTTCTATGCAATGATTGTGGGAAAGTCTTCACCATGAAGAGTCGTCTAATTGAACACCAGCGaactcacactggagagaaaccctatgtaTGCAGCGAATGTGGAAAAGGTTTCCCAGGGAAGCGGAATCTCATTGTACATCAGCGAAATCATACTGGAGAGAAATGCTACATATGCAGCGAATGTGGAAAAGGCTTCACCGGGAAGAGCATGCTCATCATACACCAGCGGACtcatacaggagagaaaccctacatctgcagtgaatgtgggaaaggCTTCACCACGAAGCACTATGTCATTGTACATCAACGGaatcacacaggagagaaaccctatatATGCAACGAATGTGGGAAAGGCTTCACAATGAAGAGTCGACTAATTGAACATCAGCGAACCCACACAGGTGAGAAACCCTATGTATGCGATGAATGTGGCAAAGGCTTTCCCAGGAAGAGTAATCTTATCGTACATCAGAGAAATCATACAGTAGAGAAATCCTATGTATGCAGCGAATGTGGGAAAGGTTTCACTGTGAAGAGCATGCTCATCATACACCAGCGgactcatactggagagaaaccctacatctgcagtgaatgtgggaaaggCTTCCCCCTGAAGAGTCGGCTGGTCGTCCATCAGCGAACACATACTGGCGAGAAACCTTACAgatgcagtgaatgtgggaaaggTTTCATTGTGAATAGTGGACTGATGTTACATCAGCGaactcacactggagagaaaccctatatATGCAATAAATGTGGAAAAGGTTTTGCCTTTAAGAGCAATCTTGTGGTACATCAGCgaactcatactggagagaaacccttcACGTGCAGTGAATGTGGAAAAGGCTTCACCATGAAACGCTATCTCATTGTACATCAACAAATCCATACAGGAGAGAAATCCTACATATGCAGCGAATGTGGGAAAGGCTTTGCTACGGAAACTGAGCTCATTTTACATCAGcaaattcatactggagagaaaccttatgcATGCAATGAATGTGGTAAAGGCTTCACTGTGAAAAGCCGACTAATCGTTCATCAGCGAACtcatacaggagagaaaccctTTATATGCAGTGACTGTGGAAAAGGCTTCTCCTCAAAGAGAAATCTTATTGTACATCAGAGAACTCATAATGGAAACAAACCCCAGTGACACA AGAAATCCTACACATGCAGTGAGTGTGGAAAAGGCTTCACCATGAAGCGCTATCTGATCGCACATCAGCGAACTCATAGTGGAGAGAAACCTTATGTGTGCAGCGAATGTGGAAAAGGCTTCACGGTGAAGAGCAATCTCATTGTGCATCAGCGAACTCATACGGGGGAGAAACCCTATATATGTACTGAATGTGGAAAAGGCTTCACCATGAAGCGCTATCTTGTTGTCCATCAGCGgactcatactggagagaaaccctatatATGCAATGAATGTGGAAAAGGCTTCACAGTGAAGAGTAATCTCATTGTACATCAGCGATCTCATACTGGGGAAAAATCTTACATGTGCGGTGAATGTGGAAAAGGCTTTACCACAAAGCGCACCCTCATTATACATCAGCGGactcacacaggagagaaatcTTACTTatgtaatgaatgtggaaaaGGCTTCACCACAAAGCGCACCCTCATTATACATCAGCGGactcacacaggagagaaaccctatgaatgcaGTGAGTGTGGTAAAGCCTTCAGCCAGAAGATATGCCTCATCCAACATGAGCGGTGTCATACTGGAAAGACTCCCTTTGTGTGTACTGACTGTGGAAAATCCTATTCTCACAAATACGGTCTCATTACCCATCAGAGAATTCACAcgggagagaaaccctatgagtGCCGtgaatgtggaaaagccttcaCCACAAAGTCAGTACTTAACGTCCATcaaagaactcatacaggagAGAGACCCTATGGATGCAGCGATTGTGAGAAAGCCTTCTCCCACTTGTCAAACCTTGTTAAACATAAGAAAATGCACACAAGAGAAATGGGTAGATTCAGTCAAGTTGGAAATCCTTTTAACGCAGAATCACAGCTCATTACTTATGAGTGA